The following are encoded together in the Babylonia areolata isolate BAREFJ2019XMU chromosome 30, ASM4173473v1, whole genome shotgun sequence genome:
- the LOC143275402 gene encoding myo-inositol 2-dehydrogenase-like has translation MTSSVMQRACRVLWSCGHGGSQPSSFLSPFSRTTITPPSLHHRLLPQPTPHATTTLLHHHHHHHHHHRHLSTTTPTTTNTNNNSQKSPPSRTVTSETAATETPLQEPKFQKFNVGAFGAGRIGRMHLWNICSHRRMKLQWVVEDNEDTRKIAKRELFLYDTPFVSTDGISELLEDSSLDGVFILTPTDTHASLITQALNRGKAVFVEKPTAETREEIEQCYSLAENKGVHLFTGFQRRLDPVMKDLYSAVRDRGAVGKVYNIKTVSRDSPKPSYDFLCNTDPDGCSMLTDMAVHDVDMIVWLTQGEVPELIYVVTHAHDEVLSEKGIDDSLTVLIKYRSGIIATIDSCRETTYGYDIRLEVFGSKGMVVAENPRETTSVLDGATGGSIRRLYHSFPQRFEKAFQLEVDHFVRCMEGTDTPPVTKSQALLTASIIEKGLQSFREKRPVYF, from the exons atgacgtcatcagtgatgcAGAGAGCGTGTCGCGTGCTGTGGTCCTGTGGACATGGCGGGTCCCAGCCCTCAtctttcttatctcccttctct AGGACAACCATCactccaccatccctccaccacagACTACTCCCCCAGCCCACTCCCCACGCTACAAcgaccctcctccaccaccaccaccatcaccaccaccaccaccgccacctctccaccaccacccccaccaccaccaacaccaacaacaacagccagaaaTCGCCGCCGTCAAGAACAGTGACGTCTGAAACGGCAGCCACAGAGACTCCTCTGCAGGAACCCAAGTTCCAGAAGTTCAACGTGGGTGCCTTCGGGGCCGGAAGAATCGGCAGAATGCATCTGTGGAACATCTGCAGCCACCGGCGGATGAAGCTACAGTGGGTGGTGGAAGACAATGAGGACACCCGAAAAATAGCCAAGAGGGAGCTGTTCTTGTATGACACCCCTTTCGTGTCAACCGACGGAATCTCTGAGCTGTTGGAGGATTCGAG cttggATGGGGTCTTCATTCTGACGCCCACAGACACTCATGCCTCTCTCATCACCCAGGCTTTGAACAGAG gcaaaGCGGTGTTTGTGGAGAAGCCGACGGCGGAGACCAGAGAGGAGATTGAGCAGTGCTACAGTCTGGCTGAGAACAAAGGGGTCCATCTCTTCACGGGATTCCAGAG acGCCTGGACCCAGTGATGAAGGACCTGTACAGCGCTGTACGAGACAGAGGGGCCGTGGGCAAGGTGTACAACATCAAGACGGTCAGCAGGGACTCCCCGAAACCCTCCTACGACTTCCTCTGCAACACGg ACCCAGACGGCTGCAGCATGCTGACGGACATGGCGGTCCATGACGTGGACATGATTGTCTGGCTGACTCAGGGCGAGGTACCGGAACTCATCTACGTGGTGACGCATGCGCACGACGAGGTGCTGTCGGAGAAAGGGATCGACGACTCTCTGACAGTGCTGATCAAGTACAG GTCTGGTATAATCGCCACCATTGACAGCTGTCGTGAAACCACATACGGTTATGACATCAGGCTGGAG GTGTTCGGGTCAAAGGGCATGGTGGTGGCGGAGAACCCAAGGGAGACAACCTCTGTGCTGGACGGGGCGACAGGGGGCAGCATCAGACGGCTGTACCACTCGTTCCCCCAGCGCTTCGAGAAAGCCTTTCAGCTGGAGGTGGACCACTTTGTGCGCTGCATGGAGG gtACCGACACGCCCCCAGTGACGAAGTCCCAGGCTTTGCTGACAGCCAGCATCATAGAGAAAGGATTGCAGTCCTTCCGCGAAAAACGCCCGGTCTACTTCTGA